In one Excalfactoria chinensis isolate bCotChi1 chromosome 17, bCotChi1.hap2, whole genome shotgun sequence genomic region, the following are encoded:
- the FDXR gene encoding NADPH:adrenodoxin oxidoreductase, mitochondrial isoform X2, which yields MGRERGLRSGTAEAMAAPARVGLRRWLSARAPAPKICVVGSGPAGFYTAQHILKHNDLAQVDIYEKLPVPFGLVRFGVAPDHPEVKNVINTFTHTARSDRCAYYGNVTVGRDITVAELQQAYHAVVLSYGAADNRVLGIPGENLSGVYSARAFVGWYNGLPENRDLKPDLSCDTALILGHGNVALDIARILLSPLDFLRKTDITDSSLAALACSKVKRVWLAGRRGPLQVAFTIKELREMINLPGTQPVLNPADFTGLENAVKDAPRPRKRLTELMIKTALEKPREKAAVAQAAVPRQWGLKFQRSPQEVLPTADGMRVRGVRMALTRLEGSGDSAKAVPTGDMEELECGLVLSSIGYRSLPLDPAVPFDTQHGIIPNNVGRVMGVPGLYCSGWVKRGPVGVIITTMNDSFDTAQSVLEDLQRGVLDVSVPREGFGAVGGILRSREWEKIDAAEVARGKAAGKPREKIVDPQEMLQLIGH from the exons ATGGGACGGGAACGCGGGCTGCGCTCCGGTACCGCCGAGGCGATGGCGGCCCCCGCCCGCGTGG GTCTCCGGCGCTGGCTGTCCGCGCGCGCCCCGGCCCCGAAGATCTGCGTGGTGGGCAGCGGCCCCGCGGGGTTCTACACGGCGCAGCACATCCTGAAG CACAATGACCTGGCACAAGTGGACATCTATGAGAAGCTGCCTGTTCCGTTTGGGCTTGTCCGTTTTGGAGTGGCACCAGATCACCCTGAAGTGAAG AATGTGATCAACACGTTCACACACACCGCACGTTCAGATCGCTGTGCCTACTATGGGAATGTCACCGTGGGCAGGGACATCACcgtggcagagctgcagcaggcgTACCATGCCGTGGTGCTG AGTTATGGTGCTGCAGACAACCGGGTTCTGGGGATCCCAGGGGAGAACCTCTCCGGGGTTTACTCAGCCCGAGCCTTTGTGGGCTGGTACAATGGACTGCCTGAGAACCGTGAT CTGAAGCCTGACCTAAGCTGTGACACAGCGCTGATCCTGGGCCATGGCAACGTGGCTCTGGATATCGCCCGCATTCTCCTTTCCCCGCTGGATTTCCTGAGG AAGACAGACATCACTGACAGCTCCTTGGCAGCTCTAGCCTGCAGCAAGGTGAAGCGTGTGTGGCTGGCTGGGAGAAGGGGACCTCTCCAAGTTGCTTTCACTATCAAG GAGCTGCGGGAGATGATAAATCTGCCGGGTACCCAACCTGTCCTGAACCCCGCTGACTTCACAGGCCTCGAAAATGCTGTTAAAG ATGCCCCCAGGCCCAGGAAACGACTGACTGAGCTGATGATCAAAACAGCCCTGGAGAAGCCCAGGGAGAAGGCAGCGGTGGCACAGGCAGCAGTTCCCCGGCAGTGGGGCTTGAAGTTCCAGCGTAGCCCCCAGGAGGTGCTGCCCACTGCTGATGGGATGCGGGTGAGGGGTGTCCGCATGGCCCTGACCCGCTTGGAG GGTTCAGGGGACTCTGCCAAAGCTGTCCCCACAGGAGACATGGAGGAGCTGGAGTGTGggctggtgctcagcagcattGGCTACCGGAGCCTGCCCCTGGACCCAGCAGTACCTTTCGACACCCAGCACGGCATTATCCCCAACAACGTGGGCAGAGTGATGGGTGTTCCAG GTCTGTACTGCAGCGGGTGGGTGAAGAGAGGACCTGTGGGTGTGATCATCACCACCATGAATGACAGCTTTGACACTGCCCAGTCTGTGCTGGAGGACCTGCAGAGGGGTGTGCTGGATGTGTCTGTCCCCAGAGAAGGTTTCGGGGCTGTGGGTGGCATCCTGCGTAGTCGAG AGTGGGAGAAGATCGATGCTGCCGAAGTGGCAAGAGGAAAAGCTGCTGGCAAACCCCGGGAGAAGATAGTGGATCCTCAGGAGATGCTGCAACTGATCGGTCACTGA
- the FDXR gene encoding NADPH:adrenodoxin oxidoreductase, mitochondrial isoform X1 produces MGPGGACWRGGGAGLRRWLSARAPAPKICVVGSGPAGFYTAQHILKHNDLAQVDIYEKLPVPFGLVRFGVAPDHPEVKNVINTFTHTARSDRCAYYGNVTVGRDITVAELQQAYHAVVLSYGAADNRVLGIPGENLSGVYSARAFVGWYNGLPENRDLKPDLSCDTALILGHGNVALDIARILLSPLDFLRKTDITDSSLAALACSKVKRVWLAGRRGPLQVAFTIKELREMINLPGTQPVLNPADFTGLENAVKDAPRPRKRLTELMIKTALEKPREKAAVAQAAVPRQWGLKFQRSPQEVLPTADGMRVRGVRMALTRLEGSGDSAKAVPTGDMEELECGLVLSSIGYRSLPLDPAVPFDTQHGIIPNNVGRVMGVPGLYCSGWVKRGPVGVIITTMNDSFDTAQSVLEDLQRGVLDVSVPREGFGAVGGILRSRGIRPVSFSEWEKIDAAEVARGKAAGKPREKIVDPQEMLQLIGH; encoded by the exons ATGGGACCGGGCGGCGCGTGCTggaggggcggcggggccg GTCTCCGGCGCTGGCTGTCCGCGCGCGCCCCGGCCCCGAAGATCTGCGTGGTGGGCAGCGGCCCCGCGGGGTTCTACACGGCGCAGCACATCCTGAAG CACAATGACCTGGCACAAGTGGACATCTATGAGAAGCTGCCTGTTCCGTTTGGGCTTGTCCGTTTTGGAGTGGCACCAGATCACCCTGAAGTGAAG AATGTGATCAACACGTTCACACACACCGCACGTTCAGATCGCTGTGCCTACTATGGGAATGTCACCGTGGGCAGGGACATCACcgtggcagagctgcagcaggcgTACCATGCCGTGGTGCTG AGTTATGGTGCTGCAGACAACCGGGTTCTGGGGATCCCAGGGGAGAACCTCTCCGGGGTTTACTCAGCCCGAGCCTTTGTGGGCTGGTACAATGGACTGCCTGAGAACCGTGAT CTGAAGCCTGACCTAAGCTGTGACACAGCGCTGATCCTGGGCCATGGCAACGTGGCTCTGGATATCGCCCGCATTCTCCTTTCCCCGCTGGATTTCCTGAGG AAGACAGACATCACTGACAGCTCCTTGGCAGCTCTAGCCTGCAGCAAGGTGAAGCGTGTGTGGCTGGCTGGGAGAAGGGGACCTCTCCAAGTTGCTTTCACTATCAAG GAGCTGCGGGAGATGATAAATCTGCCGGGTACCCAACCTGTCCTGAACCCCGCTGACTTCACAGGCCTCGAAAATGCTGTTAAAG ATGCCCCCAGGCCCAGGAAACGACTGACTGAGCTGATGATCAAAACAGCCCTGGAGAAGCCCAGGGAGAAGGCAGCGGTGGCACAGGCAGCAGTTCCCCGGCAGTGGGGCTTGAAGTTCCAGCGTAGCCCCCAGGAGGTGCTGCCCACTGCTGATGGGATGCGGGTGAGGGGTGTCCGCATGGCCCTGACCCGCTTGGAG GGTTCAGGGGACTCTGCCAAAGCTGTCCCCACAGGAGACATGGAGGAGCTGGAGTGTGggctggtgctcagcagcattGGCTACCGGAGCCTGCCCCTGGACCCAGCAGTACCTTTCGACACCCAGCACGGCATTATCCCCAACAACGTGGGCAGAGTGATGGGTGTTCCAG GTCTGTACTGCAGCGGGTGGGTGAAGAGAGGACCTGTGGGTGTGATCATCACCACCATGAATGACAGCTTTGACACTGCCCAGTCTGTGCTGGAGGACCTGCAGAGGGGTGTGCTGGATGTGTCTGTCCCCAGAGAAGGTTTCGGGGCTGTGGGTGGCATCCTGCGTAGTCGAG GGATCCGCCCTGTTTCCTTCTCAGAGTGGGAGAAGATCGATGCTGCCGAAGTGGCAAGAGGAAAAGCTGCTGGCAAACCCCGGGAGAAGATAGTGGATCCTCAGGAGATGCTGCAACTGATCGGTCACTGA
- the FDXR gene encoding NADPH:adrenodoxin oxidoreductase, mitochondrial isoform X3 produces the protein MGRERGLRSGTAEAMAAPARVGLRRWLSARAPAPKICVVGSGPAGFYTAQHILKHNDLAQVDIYEKLPVPFGLVRFGVAPDHPEVKNVINTFTHTARSDRCAYYGNVTVGRDITVAELQQAYHAVVLSYGAADNRVLGIPGENLSGVYSARAFVGWYNGLPENRDLKPDLSCDTALILGHGNVALDIARILLSPLDFLRKTDITDSSLAALACSKVKRVWLAGRRGPLQVAFTIKELREMINLPGTQPVLNPADFTGLENAVKDAPRPRKRLTELMIKTALEKPREKAAVAQAAVPRQWGLKFQRSPQEVLPTADGMRVRGVRMALTRLEGSGDSAKAVPTGDMEELECGLVLSSIGYRSLPLDPAVPFDTQHGIIPNNVGRVMGVPGLYCSGWVKRGPVGVIITTMNDSFDTAQSVLEDLQRGVLDVSVPREGFGAVGGILRSRGIRPVSFSEWEKIDAAEVARGKAAGKPREKIVDPQEMLQLIGH, from the exons ATGGGACGGGAACGCGGGCTGCGCTCCGGTACCGCCGAGGCGATGGCGGCCCCCGCCCGCGTGG GTCTCCGGCGCTGGCTGTCCGCGCGCGCCCCGGCCCCGAAGATCTGCGTGGTGGGCAGCGGCCCCGCGGGGTTCTACACGGCGCAGCACATCCTGAAG CACAATGACCTGGCACAAGTGGACATCTATGAGAAGCTGCCTGTTCCGTTTGGGCTTGTCCGTTTTGGAGTGGCACCAGATCACCCTGAAGTGAAG AATGTGATCAACACGTTCACACACACCGCACGTTCAGATCGCTGTGCCTACTATGGGAATGTCACCGTGGGCAGGGACATCACcgtggcagagctgcagcaggcgTACCATGCCGTGGTGCTG AGTTATGGTGCTGCAGACAACCGGGTTCTGGGGATCCCAGGGGAGAACCTCTCCGGGGTTTACTCAGCCCGAGCCTTTGTGGGCTGGTACAATGGACTGCCTGAGAACCGTGAT CTGAAGCCTGACCTAAGCTGTGACACAGCGCTGATCCTGGGCCATGGCAACGTGGCTCTGGATATCGCCCGCATTCTCCTTTCCCCGCTGGATTTCCTGAGG AAGACAGACATCACTGACAGCTCCTTGGCAGCTCTAGCCTGCAGCAAGGTGAAGCGTGTGTGGCTGGCTGGGAGAAGGGGACCTCTCCAAGTTGCTTTCACTATCAAG GAGCTGCGGGAGATGATAAATCTGCCGGGTACCCAACCTGTCCTGAACCCCGCTGACTTCACAGGCCTCGAAAATGCTGTTAAAG ATGCCCCCAGGCCCAGGAAACGACTGACTGAGCTGATGATCAAAACAGCCCTGGAGAAGCCCAGGGAGAAGGCAGCGGTGGCACAGGCAGCAGTTCCCCGGCAGTGGGGCTTGAAGTTCCAGCGTAGCCCCCAGGAGGTGCTGCCCACTGCTGATGGGATGCGGGTGAGGGGTGTCCGCATGGCCCTGACCCGCTTGGAG GGTTCAGGGGACTCTGCCAAAGCTGTCCCCACAGGAGACATGGAGGAGCTGGAGTGTGggctggtgctcagcagcattGGCTACCGGAGCCTGCCCCTGGACCCAGCAGTACCTTTCGACACCCAGCACGGCATTATCCCCAACAACGTGGGCAGAGTGATGGGTGTTCCAG GTCTGTACTGCAGCGGGTGGGTGAAGAGAGGACCTGTGGGTGTGATCATCACCACCATGAATGACAGCTTTGACACTGCCCAGTCTGTGCTGGAGGACCTGCAGAGGGGTGTGCTGGATGTGTCTGTCCCCAGAGAAGGTTTCGGGGCTGTGGGTGGCATCCTGCGTAGTCGAG GGATCCGCCCTGTTTCCTTCTCAGAGTGGGAGAAGATCGATGCTGCCGAAGTGGCAAGAGGAAAAGCTGCTGGCAAACCCCGGGAGAAGATAGTGGATCCTCAGGAGATGCTGCAACTGATCGGTCACTGA
- the FADS6 gene encoding fatty acid desaturase 6 translates to MPLENGGAARRGGQHPCGVTGSEGSRDTPYQDEPAPDVSRTGVTGKDEELRPELDDGDLTSGGGEGACRALQRVRNGEALMAELSERVQKVVRSSSWWERHGVDICILSCSLLALPAGFLCLRSAHTIPFLVGVLILGVGYHTLAVKGSHLASHNALTKSKSWGKIWAVFFIEFFSAFTAEQASYNHVKLHHGYTNVIGLGDSSTWKLPFLNRYIYMFIMPLAVPIITPLVALDLLRNVELRAALRTVCLMLLGLCCHFCLLRHVSGFQSPWSALLCMLLTRSLLAHPYIHVNIFQHIGLPMFAADRKPKRIQQMSLGVLNLPRNALLDWCFGHSLISCHVEHHLFPSLSDNMCLKIKPIVSQYLKEKQLPYNEDTYGSRLQLFLRNYEELMVHAPPITELVGIQ, encoded by the exons ATGCCTCTGGAGAACGGCGGGGCGGCCAGGAGGGGCGGACAACATCCCTGCGGCGTCACCGGCTCGGAGGGATCACGGGACACCCCGTACCAAGACGAGCCGGCTCCCGATGTCAGCAGGACGGGGGTGACAGGAAAGGATGAGGAGCTGCGGCCGGAGCTGGATGATGGAGATCTGACCTCTGGAGGGGGAGAAGGCGCGTGCAGGGCCTTGCAGCGGGTGAGGAATGGGGAAGCACTGATGGCCGAGCTCTCGGAGAGGGTGCAGAAggtggtgaggagcagcagctggtgggagAGGCACGGCGTGGACATCTGCATCCTCAGCTGCAGTCTGCTAGCACTGCCAGCAG GATTTCTGTGCTTGCGTTCAGCCCACACCATCCCTTTCCTGGTGGGTGTCCTCATCCTCGGCGTGGGATATCACACCCTGGCTGTGAAGGGCAGCCACCTCGCCAGCCACAATGCCCTGACCAAGTCCAAGTCCTGGGGCAAAATATGGGCTGTCTTCTTCATTGAG TTCTTCTCAGCATTCACGGCCGAGCAGGCCAGCTACAACCATGTGAAGCTCCACCATGGCTACACCAATGTCATTGGCCTGGGGGACTCCAGCACCTGGAAGCTGCCTTTCCTGAACCGCTACATCTATATGTTCATCATGCCGCTCGCCGTGCCCATCATAACCCCGCTGGTTGCACTAG ACTTGCTGCGGAACGTGGAGCTGAGGGCTGCTCTCCGCACAGTCTGCCTCATgttgctggggctgtgctgccatttctGCCTGCTGCGCCACGTCTCGGGCTTCCAGTCGCCGTGgtctgccctgctctgcatgCTGCTCACCCGCTCTCTCCTGGCCCACCCCTACATCCATGTCAACATATTCCAG cacatcGGCCTCCCCATGTTTGCGGCTGATCGGAAGCCCAAGCGCATTCAGCAGATGAGTCTCGGTGTGCTCAACCTGCCCCGCAATGCACTGCTTGACTGGTGCTTTGGTCACTCGCTCATCAGCTGCCACGTGGAGCACCACCTCTTCCCCAGCCTGTCCGACAACATGTGCCTCAAG ATCAAACCCATCGTGTCGCAGTACctgaaggagaagcagctgcCCTACAACGAGGACACCTATGGCTCCCGGCTCCAGCTCTTCCTGCGGAACTACGAGGAGCTGATGGTCCACGCGCCGCCCATCACAGAGCTGGTGGGCATCCAGTGA